The nucleotide sequence TACGAAGCTGCAATCCGGAGCACGGCGAGCCGACCACGCCCGAAGGCTGGCTCGCGTTCGTCCGCAGCATGTGGGAGATCGGGGTGCGGTCCAAGGCGCGTCTGCTTTACTGGAAGCTCCTGGTCAAGACCCTGCTGACGCGGCGGAAGGCGTTTCCGCTGGCCGTCGAGTTGGCGATCTACGGTCTGCATTTCGAGCGGGTCACGGCGCGCATCGTCGGCGGTGTTCTTCCCGGCTCGGACGACCAGCCGCTGCCGGCGTAGTCGCCGGCCGCTTGCCGACCCTGCACGTGTATGTCGCGGCCGGCGGCGACGCGAACGCGTCTGTCCAGGACCATGCCGCATTCGTTGAATCCGGCGTCATCATAGTGCTGTAGATTCCCTTGCATTATCATGTCAGTCTATTATAATAGCATGACATGATAACGGAAACCGGCAGCCGCACGGTCTCAAGTCCGCGTCAGGTGGCCCAGACGGTGCGGCTTTACATTCAGGAGCATGCTTTAGGTCCGGGCGATCGGATGCCGACGCACGATCGTCTGAGCGAGGACCTTGGGATTGGGCTGCGCCGGCTGCGGGAAGGTTTGAGCATTCTGGAGCAGCAGGGGTTGATCGAGACGCGGGGCAAGGGGGGGACGCGCGTGTCGGAGCCGCGGATCGAGCGGTTGGCGGACCCGATCGCCTGGCACCTGGAGTTTGGCGGCTGCAGCACGCGCGACCTGGTGGCCGCCCGCGCTCGCATTGAGAGCGGCATTGTCGCCGAGGCGTGTGCCCGGCACCGGAGCCGCGACCTGCTGGTTCTGGCGGACGCGATCGAACAGATGGAGACTCTCGGCGACTCGGGCCGCAGCGAC is from Phycisphaerae bacterium and encodes:
- a CDS encoding FadR family transcriptional regulator encodes the protein MITETGSRTVSSPRQVAQTVRLYIQEHALGPGDRMPTHDRLSEDLGIGLRRLREGLSILEQQGLIETRGKGGTRVSEPRIERLADPIAWHLEFGGCSTRDLVAARARIESGIVAEACARHRSRDLLVLADAIEQMETLGDSGRSDEAADEQFHLAVVRAAHNPALLVFGRLISTQFQRKVSDRLISSLDRQRVSLAEHRRIVQAIASRDDQAAARLMYDHIMFQLEVLESQNRKSSVKIKSRRSRSS